The Diaminobutyricimonas aerilata nucleotide sequence CGGCGAACCCCTCCGTGAAGGCGCCGACGAGGTCGCCGGCCGCGGGCATCGTGCGCGGCGCGAGCCGTCGGCGGGTCGCCTCACCGAAGAGTTCGAGCGCCTGGATCGCGCCCTCGCTGTCGAAGGCCGCCCGTTGCGTGCGTGGGTCGACCACCTCGCCGCCGCCCTGCCACATCCACGGGTACCAGGTGAAGTTCTGGTAGTAGCCGGGGATCGTCTCGAACACGACGCCCGATTGCGTCGGAGTGGTGAGCTTCTCGGCCACGTCGAACATCTGCTCCCACGTGGTGGGGATGTCGCCCTCCGACAGCCCCGCCGCCTCCCACGCGCGCGGGGAGTAGTACATCGCGAGCGGCTCGTTCTCCATCGGCAGCGCGTAGATCTTGCCGTCGACGCTCCGCGTGGCGAGGGACCCCTCGGTGTAGTCGTCGACCGCCTCCTGCGTCATGTAGGGCCGGAGGTCTTCGAGGGCGCCGCCGTTGTAGTACCGCGAGAAGTCGCCGGGGCTGATGAGGAAGATGTCCGGGCCGCTCCCGGAGGCGAACGCCGTGGCGAGCCGGGTGTTCGTCGGGTCGGTGTAGGCGGGGATGAACACGGCCTCGACCTGTTCCGGGTGCTGACCGTTCCAGTCTGCAATCGCTTTCATGAACCAGTCGTTCTGCGCCTTCAATTCGGGCGCCGTCTGGGTCGAGGGGGCGTAGAAGTTCCAGAACTGCAACGGCTCCCCGGATGTGCTCGCCCGGTTCGAGCATCCGCTCAGCAGGAGGGGGGCCGACGCGGCCGCGAGGCCGCCGAACAGCAGCGATCTGCGGGAGACCTGG carries:
- a CDS encoding ABC transporter substrate-binding protein; this encodes MSGHDAVHRATSRLSAAQVSRRSLLFGGLAAASAPLLLSGCSNRASTSGEPLQFWNFYAPSTQTAPELKAQNDWFMKAIADWNGQHPEQVEAVFIPAYTDPTNTRLATAFASGSGPDIFLISPGDFSRYYNGGALEDLRPYMTQEAVDDYTEGSLATRSVDGKIYALPMENEPLAMYYSPRAWEAAGLSEGDIPTTWEQMFDVAEKLTTPTQSGVVFETIPGYYQNFTWYPWMWQGGGEVVDPRTQRAAFDSEGAIQALELFGEATRRRLAPRTMPAAGDLVGAFTEGFAAMWQSGIWQVANFRGNAPDFDYGVFPLPTPPGGETRTVLGGWAFAVNARGRNPEAAARFVVETVGSTSDASVDRLTEWAAVAKSDMPTRISVDKRMRETGAYDDPKMAYFRDVIFDTGRGEPRYPPVLYKAVSNAIQSVQSAGGDAADQAAIAHSAIEAYLTTYEGAPLL